The nucleotide sequence AGGAGCAGGAACTCATTGAATGTGCGGGAGATGCCCTCAACAATCTGTGCCATAGACCAGCTTGGCCGATCGCCACATGAAAGATCAAATCAGCCGCGCCACCCTTCCAGCGCTCGAAGAATTGCCGCTATTCCGCATGCGATTGCGGCGCAGACACGAACCACGGTGGTGTCCCGGCTCTCGGTACGAACAGATTTCGCGGGCGGGCCAGTCCAGTAGGCGGAGACGCATTCGTCGTAGTTGACCGCGAAGAGTTAGACACTGCCGCCTGACGCCTTCGCAGTCATCAGAGGAGAGCTGACGCGAGATAGTGTCGGGTTAGGCCAACATCGCGGTGCTGCGCTCCGAGCACACGGATCTGATCAGCCAACACGGCGCGCAGATCAGCGGCCTGTTTCTTGGAGCCGGCCAGGTACATGCGGGTCTGCAGTGTCACCGGATCGTCGGGCCCCAGGGCCGACAGCTCGTCGACGAGCAACACCTCAAGTGCTGCGATACGCGCGCCGATGCCGTGCGCGGAGTGCTCGAGTGCGAACGCGTGGTCTCGACGGGCTTGGAAGGTCTGACGGTCTGCGGGCCCGTACACGCGAGCAAGGTCGCTGATAAGGCTCTCGTAGTCAGCCAGTCCCCCAGCGATGTCGCCGGCGGACAGCTTCTGGCCGGCGAGCGCGCCCCTGATGTCGAGGACCTCGCGGTCATCGGGTCCCCGCTCGCGAGTCAGGGTGGCGAGGTCTGTGTGCAGCTCGACGACACCGTCCACCTCGGAGTCGATGCCGCCGATCAGCTCGGCGACGGCGTCGTCGACTTTGATCCGCTGCTCCTCGTTGAGTTCGTCGTTGCCGGTTTCGTACAGCTCCTCGTCGATGTAGATGTCCCGGGCCATGTCGGCGAGATCGTTGAGCGCGGTGCGCCAATATTCGAGCGTGGTGGCCGCCGCGGTGGTGTTGGGGTGGTCGGGTCCCAGGTTCCGCGTGTTGGCGGCCAGGATCTCCTCGTAGGCGTGCACTGCGCCGCCGGGGTTGTCTGTCCAGTCGCGAATGTCGCTGTAGCTGTGCCGGATTGACACCGTGGTCAGGTGGTCGGGCCCGAGTATTGACACTGCACGCGGCCACAACCGCTCGTATTCGGCCAGGGCCGCATCGCGGTCTCCGTTCCTCGCTAGCCAGTAGGCCCGCATCCCGGCGGCCGCCAACGTGACGGCGTTGTCGGCGCCCAGCACGGCCACACACCGGTCGGTGGTGATCTCAAGGTCGACGAGTGCAGCGATCGGATCGCCGGC is from Mycolicibacterium alvei and encodes:
- a CDS encoding tetratricopeptide repeat protein codes for the protein MSDNATGSGSPQWSEESVADGLRQVLDHVSRLGPDHETTLAARANLGNQRGLAGDPIAALVDLEITTDRCVAVLGADNAVTLAAAGMRAYWLARNGDRDAALAEYERLWPRAVSILGPDHLTTVSIRHSYSDIRDWTDNPGGAVHAYEEILAANTRNLGPDHPNTTAAATTLEYWRTALNDLADMARDIYIDEELYETGNDELNEEQRIKVDDAVAELIGGIDSEVDGVVELHTDLATLTRERGPDDREVLDIRGALAGQKLSAGDIAGGLADYESLISDLARVYGPADRQTFQARRDHAFALEHSAHGIGARIAALEVLLVDELSALGPDDPVTLQTRMYLAGSKKQAADLRAVLADQIRVLGAQHRDVGLTRHYLASALL